The Pithys albifrons albifrons isolate INPA30051 chromosome 6, PitAlb_v1, whole genome shotgun sequence region CAGCAGGTAATGTTTTCTGGTGACTGGATGCAAGATAATTCTCCAGAAACTTCTGAATTCGAGAATCTGGAAAAaatgggtttggtttgttttcagaagaGAGACAGTCAATTAGAAATAGTGTAATCTCGTGTAAAATGCAACAAGCCTGAACACAGTCAAGTGTTTGAGACATGAAATGAAAGCCCAGCAGGACACACCCCACCAGTCACACAGAGAAtggtccctggggagcagagcagttCTGTCAGACCCACCTATGAGCCTGCAGATGGGGTTATCCAGACTGGCCACTGCCTGGATCTGTCCTTTGAGCACAGCCTCCCTCTCTGCCGAGAATGGTGTGAAGCCgtgctgggagaggcagctgtTGACTTCAGCACACACCTTTTCACCGATGGCGGCCAGAGATTCCTTCAGGTTAAAGGAGCTGGAGAATGTGAAGTAGAGCATTACTGAACTGTACTAGTTATTTACTTTTTCCCccaccttttaaaaataaaccactcAATTAGAGCTGCCTTATTTATCAAATGGAAGAGGGGTAATTCAGATAAAACCAGAATTATAAAGAACAATACATTTTTAGACATTTATGAACAATAAAGCTGAGATCAACAATAGtacaagggggcacgggcttaagctctgccaggagaaatttaagttggagatcagaaaaaaattctttccagagagagtgctcaggcattggaatgggctgcccagagagggggtggattcaccttccctggaggtttttaacctgagattggccgtggcactgagtgccatgatctggtaaagggactggagttggaccaagggttggacttgatgatctcggaggtcttttccaacccaatccattctatgattaaacCAAGGAAGTAGAAGAGCATTAAAGACTTCCAGCCTGAACAATCCATACACGAGAGCTGACCTTCTGCCTACAGACAGCTCTGACTACTACAAAACCAGTTACCAACCCATGTGTGTACAGCAATCCCTCTCAATCTGCAGGCAGCTTACTGTGCCAGACTCAGGTTCTCAGGGGAGCCTGGtcccagccatgagcagggaTAGCTGCTGGCACCCTCATGTGCCAGCCTGGCATcataaaaacacattaaaaaaaaagcagtgtgtACATTCCATAAAAGAACAGAGCAAGAAAAGACAGCTCTGAGTGAGCTGAAGAAAAACTGTCAGCCTGGGTTCTTAGAAAGCCCTAACACCTTCTCTGCTTATCCTGGAGTCCACAGCCAGGAGAGGCTTACAGTGGTTATTTACCAGGGTGAAAACAGAGCTACACTGCCCCTGTGGGACCAGGACTATTCCATACTCACGGAAGATGCATTCCCATCAGCAGCACCTTGACAATGGTTTTGATTTTCTCAGCAAATCCAGGCACATCAACGAGTGCTGAGCCTGCTGCACTGAAGGTGACCAGGAGGACTGTCCcaaccaggagcagctgctccagctccagctgtaTTTCCAGAAAGCGGGTCTGGTCCATGAGCACTGTCTGCAAGGAGTAAGGAAGCCAGCACAGGATGGAGTCAGTCTGCCAGGCCGGAAAGGGACATCGTGGTGCAACAGCAAAGGTAAGACAaagacacagggaatggcaaCTCATGCTCAGCAGGTCAGCAACAGTGAAATGAAAAGCTTTAACTCCCCTTTTCCAACTAAGTAGGTTTCAGAACTGAAAGAGAAGTACCACAAGAGCTCCCAGTCAAGAGGTAAATGTTTGAGTATTGCACTTGTCTCAAGGCTACAAATCCAAACATCTTCTGTTGTATCCTGGAAATGAGCAgtggaaaaagcacagcaccattttttttttttgttaaataccTACTTCTGGAAAAGGCCTGTTCACATGATCCCACTTCAGGAGCTTCAGATAGGCCTGATTTTGTACAGCAGTGAGGCACAAAGTGGAAGCTCCACCAGTAGCACCATCAGCAGAGGGGGGAGGCAACATTTCATGTCTCAGCTTTCCAAGATCATCGGCTGCTTCTTGCAACCACTTTGTGACAAGTTCTAAAGAATCtggaagagcaaaggaaaaaatcttgttaggaaaattccttttcaaaattAGATTTTCCCACTAATAATTTCCAAATAATCCCATTTGTTATTATGACTGATACCCATTATATCAGTAGATGACATGCATCAAGCAGAACAtctaaaacaaaaccacacagctACAGGAAATCAGAGGTGAGATGATGCTGGGTAATCATGCCCTACTCTGTATTGAAATTAAACTCAACTCCAGTGCACTAAGTGCAGAACTATTGTTCTGGCAGACTTTTTCTAACCACAGTTTTGGGGCACAAGCTGTCATTTACCATATGAATTATGGAACTTATAAAAatatctggggttttttcatgaTCTACAAGCAAAGACACGCAGTTTACTAGGAGGTcagaggggaagaaagaaaggaacaaagtCATACTTGGCTGTTTCTCAAGAAACTCCTGaaacttctttctttcataTTCAGCAGACTGCTGCATTAATTTTGGCCTAATACTACTGACAGCGAAGTTTGCCATATCCATTTTCATTAGGTCTAACACAGAGAAAATTGctctaaacaaacaaacagaaaaagttaTTCAAGGCTGCAGATGTTTCAGAGGTGCTATTTACAAGATTTATTACAGACTGTCTAAGGAAAGAGCAAAAACATGCATGAGAAACAGTAACAGGGTGCTTAACCATTTAAAAGTATgagacagagagaaagctgGAGCAAGCACGTACATCCATGCATGTGCCTCTTCCAAGTAGGACATAAATCTTGCCCTCCTGTAAAAAAGCTTCCATGGAATTAACTTTATGAAAAGCACAATTTGATGATGGCAGTTTTCTGATAGTTATTAAATGTGGGGATTTGTACTCACTCTGAAACTCATGGGATATATTAcatcatatttttattactttatctTCTCTTATGTCTTAATTTTCTCAGTTGTAGAATATAACTGTCCATTTCTGCTGATGGTTTTGTCTTCTGTGTTTGTTAAACCTGCTCTTCAATGGTTTTGATCAAAACCACTTTGATTAGTACTGAATTAATCAGCTACATCATACAGAGGCAGATCTGGAAACCTGGAGTTATTTTTGCCTGCTGGAGATGTGCTGAAATTGGTTATTTTGCTAGAGCAGAGTGTTTGTGTTTGAGGCTTCAAATTGatcataaattttaaaatttagggTTAATTGCTTTTTGACTCTGGATATCAGCAGATATTGTTGTAGGTTTCCCCCCAACCTCGTGGCTGGTGGTGATCACTGGCTGCATAGTGGGAGAAGAGAGGGGAGAGCCCATGCAATGGACATGCTGGTGCTCTAGTTCCATAGATTACATCTCCCAAGATGTGCAATATTGTATCTTGAATATATAAAAAGCCATCTGGGTTTCCAGGCTATCCCTGCTGGCAGCCTAGAAAGCCAACCTCAGtgggaagtgaataataagaccaaggggggaaaaaagaaaaataaacacaaaaaaacccaccaaagaACAACACCTTAATTTCAAAGAAACCTAATTCCTGCTGGCCATAATTCTGCCAAGTCAATCCTGAACTCCTGGAAGCTTTTCAAATCAGAAAACACCAAGGTTAGTGAAAGTTCTAACTCTTGAGACCCTGAGCTGTTCAGCTGAGAACACAGAGCCAGAGCAGAACCTCTGATGCTCCCAGATGTGGCACAACACACCCCCTTTGGAACTGACAGGGATTTATACCAGGACTGGGGTAAAGACAGTTCAAACTGGGAGGAAAGGACAAACTGGTTAGAAACCAGTAATACTTTTTTCCTATGTTTATGTgggcttttttcctccatttgcTGTAGATACTAAATTTTTATACAAACTGACTATTCACCTTCTGCCTTAGGGCTTACATGCATTTGGAATTTAAGAAAATGTCCCTCAGTGACATGCAGGGCCCAGACAAATACTCCAACTCACCCGAACAGAGATGGTCCTTGTTAATGActtctggagcatctctccccttcacacacacagctgtATCCCTTTCCTGAGCCCCTTTTTTTCCTAGGAGCTCCAGGTTGCACTGCTGGAACCCCACACCCCCTGCCCCATCCAAAATTATTTAAGGAACTATGAACATGACTAAAACACCATTTCAGTACCTGAACAGAGGAACTATTTCATGAATATCGTTCAGTTTCTTAATTTCTTCATCTCGAGCTGGAGCACAGAGAGTCCCCATCATCCCAATAACAAATTTCACCAACTTGGAAATGTCAAGGGCCCCATTCTCTGCCTCCTGTTTTATCAAATCCAGATCAAGAACTTCCGTAATCTGGTTTCTCAATCTAGTATGACCAGGCAACAAGAATGACAGGAGATTCTGAAACAGAAGGTTTTTAACTGTGCATTAGTTCTACATACAAAGAGTACAAAGATTGAAACAGTTACTGAACCACTtcttacagaatcatagaatcacagaatggtttgggttgaaggggccttaaagatcattcagttccccctttgccatgggcagggacacctcccattgACCAGGTGGCTCAATGCCCCACCCAACCTTTAATACTTACAGGGATAAGGCAGATTCCTGTTTAAAGTAATTGTCCTTTACAAGTGGCATcgttttttttccagtaaaccACTCACCAACTCCAAACGTTTCCCCTCCTTCTGTATGATACAGAAGTTACTAAGTGGTAAATACTCTCTGGCACAGATCATACTTCAGCCTATCGTGCTTCATTTTATCAGCCCAGTGTTGGGGCATCTCATGATTCCATAACTAATATCACTGCCATAACATGAAGGAAGTTTGGGATTATGAAACTCGTATTACCCACTACCTTTTAATCATCTTATATGGTTTTGCATTTGGCTTTAAATTCAAATTTCTCCTCTGGGCTTATGCAGTTAATGTATGTTCACAGTAATGAAAAAGAACATGAGAGTCTTCTATGAAAAGCCAAGCTTTAACCACTTTTGCTCATTCATATCAATGTAGCTATTCAAATTCAATGATTTACCTTGATAACACATCATCTTACCTCTTTAATTTCTCCCAATAGTTTAATTGCATGATCATATGTTGGTGGATCTTCCTTTAGCTGAGCTTCCAGACAATCCCAGAAAGCTTTATGCACAATATCTCTGACTTTCTTTTCTAAGCTGTGGGTAAACACAACCAGTTAAAAAGAATGATACTTGTCTCTGCACCACCTTACAAAgatgccctgcagctcctgaagaGCAGCACATAATAACATGAACATAATGTAATAATGAATATATGATGATTAACAGAGAAGAGATCTGTCATTTTAAGTTACTTGGAAGAGCAAGAAAAACTGGGCACAGGATTTGGAATGGCTTATGTCCTAATAAAGGGTTACACACAAGCAAAGGTAGCtacaaattaaaatacttgaaaagtATTTACCACATCTAAACTAGACCActggaagataaaaaaaataaatcacaaaaattACAGTTGGTCTGCTAAAGACCAGAATTCATGTTCCTTTTAAAGGCCTCGCTAAGTAGAGGCAATTCTACCTGGTAAAATTCATTAGTAAACCTAATAGAAATGAAGTAACTTCTCTGACACAAAACCTTCTGTGTGTCAATGAATAAATATTGCACCTACTCTGAGATAAGGGCCCAGATCAGTTTGTGTAAGAAAACAGATGAATTCCACTGCTTCATTACCAACTCCTAACTCAAAATGCTACAGCCAGACTGGGGTGTGAGGGACACTGCAGCTCCAGAGTCCTGGGACAAGAAACCACAGCACACTGGGATTAGTGCCACACGTGGCCTAACAATTACTCCAAGAGGTTCAGCTTTTATGCACCTGATCCCCGAGCTGTTCTGCAGTGAAACAAATGCAACTTCATTTATGTATCTATTAGGTAACAACCTTACCTGTGTTCTGGTAATTCAGCAGGTTTTATCTGGAAGTCTCCATTAACAACAATTTCGTGTGCTAGTGCCATGTTGGTAACTCCCTTTGCTGTTTCCATGAGCTCTTCTATGGACACAGGCCGAGCAGGACTGGCTGCAACATAAATTACAATGTCAGTTTTCTACA contains the following coding sequences:
- the TCP11L1 gene encoding T-complex protein 11-like protein 1 isoform X1, which translates into the protein MNKLKMSQNPDKLHSSEEELSGLEDGQEQENSDNPDQSVRKRIRQSAPGSQRDDTPKSSPARPVSIEELMETAKGVTNMALAHEIVVNGDFQIKPAELPEHSLEKKVRDIVHKAFWDCLEAQLKEDPPTYDHAIKLLGEIKENLLSFLLPGHTRLRNQITEVLDLDLIKQEAENGALDISKLVKFVIGMMGTLCAPARDEEIKKLNDIHEIVPLFRAIFSVLDLMKMDMANFAVSSIRPKLMQQSAEYERKKFQEFLEKQPNSLELVTKWLQEAADDLGKLRHEMLPPPSADGATGGASTLCLTAVQNQAYLKLLKWDHVNRPFPETVLMDQTRFLEIQLELEQLLLVGTVLLVTFSAAGSALVDVPGFAEKIKTIVKVLLMGMHLPSFNLKESLAAIGEKVCAEVNSCLSQHGFTPFSAEREAVLKGQIQAVASLDNPICRLIDSRIQKFLENYLASSHQKTLPAVPGGLGPIQRELEEVAAKYVRLVNYNKMVFSPYYDAVLGKILTKEECQPVGKSEES
- the TCP11L1 gene encoding T-complex protein 11-like protein 1 isoform X2; protein product: MSQNPDKLHSSEEELSGLEDGQEQENSDNPDQSVRKRIRQSAPGSQRDDTPKSSPARPVSIEELMETAKGVTNMALAHEIVVNGDFQIKPAELPEHSLEKKVRDIVHKAFWDCLEAQLKEDPPTYDHAIKLLGEIKENLLSFLLPGHTRLRNQITEVLDLDLIKQEAENGALDISKLVKFVIGMMGTLCAPARDEEIKKLNDIHEIVPLFRAIFSVLDLMKMDMANFAVSSIRPKLMQQSAEYERKKFQEFLEKQPNSLELVTKWLQEAADDLGKLRHEMLPPPSADGATGGASTLCLTAVQNQAYLKLLKWDHVNRPFPETVLMDQTRFLEIQLELEQLLLVGTVLLVTFSAAGSALVDVPGFAEKIKTIVKVLLMGMHLPSFNLKESLAAIGEKVCAEVNSCLSQHGFTPFSAEREAVLKGQIQAVASLDNPICRLIDSRIQKFLENYLASSHQKTLPAVPGGLGPIQRELEEVAAKYVRLVNYNKMVFSPYYDAVLGKILTKEECQPVGKSEES